A genomic segment from Comamonas terrigena NBRC 13299 encodes:
- a CDS encoding efflux RND transporter periplasmic adaptor subunit, producing the protein MNEGTTGSPLIALLELAQRARAAATGQELAFQMVNATRTLLPYRQAALWFRDGGVRTLSGVVGVEANAPYTQWLDSLCRTLAEQHRAATPLVVDVAQLPPAIQADWSHWLPAKAVWLPLRPAPNGVPAAAGEQADGGLLLAGDAAASAQQLALLAEWMDIWQHAWRAAHPQPGWSLSSLPGRLRSWWGGNSSQQRWRRRAGVVLALLAVLLLPVHLTVLAPGELVAAQPAVLRAPMDGVVEQIHVQPNEMVKQGQLLFNLDEAQLASRLEVSEQALQTAEAEYRQFAQLALGDVRSKSQLAALAGKIGERRAEQAFLTEQRQRAQVLAPHDGMVLFDAPSEWIGKPVQTGERVMRIAQPDAVEVEAWLPIGDAIALQPGAPVQLYLAADPLAAVQAQVRYVAYDAVARPDGQYAYRVRAQLVQPGTQRIGLKGTAKLQGERVSLAYWMVRKPWASIRQWVAL; encoded by the coding sequence ATGAACGAAGGTACGACAGGCAGCCCGTTGATTGCCCTGTTGGAGCTGGCACAGCGCGCACGCGCTGCGGCCACCGGTCAGGAGCTAGCCTTTCAGATGGTGAATGCCACGCGCACGCTGTTGCCCTATCGCCAGGCGGCGCTGTGGTTCCGGGATGGGGGTGTGCGCACCCTGTCCGGGGTGGTAGGGGTGGAGGCCAATGCACCTTATACACAGTGGCTGGATTCACTGTGCCGGACATTGGCCGAACAACACCGTGCAGCAACGCCGCTGGTGGTGGATGTGGCCCAGCTGCCGCCGGCCATTCAGGCCGACTGGAGCCACTGGTTGCCTGCCAAGGCGGTCTGGCTGCCGCTGCGCCCGGCCCCCAACGGAGTCCCAGCCGCAGCCGGGGAGCAGGCCGATGGCGGGCTGCTGCTGGCTGGCGATGCCGCTGCATCCGCCCAACAACTGGCGTTGCTGGCCGAATGGATGGACATCTGGCAGCACGCCTGGCGTGCGGCCCATCCGCAGCCGGGCTGGTCGCTGTCTAGCCTGCCGGGCCGTCTGCGCAGTTGGTGGGGGGGGAACTCTTCCCAACAACGCTGGCGCCGGCGTGCCGGCGTGGTGCTGGCCTTGCTGGCGGTATTGCTGCTTCCGGTGCACCTGACCGTACTGGCACCCGGCGAGCTGGTGGCGGCGCAGCCGGCCGTGCTGCGCGCACCCATGGATGGGGTGGTGGAGCAGATCCATGTGCAGCCCAACGAGATGGTGAAGCAGGGCCAGTTGCTGTTCAACCTGGACGAGGCGCAGCTTGCCAGCCGGCTCGAAGTGTCGGAGCAGGCCTTGCAGACGGCCGAGGCGGAGTACCGCCAGTTTGCCCAGCTGGCGCTGGGCGATGTGCGCTCCAAATCCCAGCTGGCAGCGCTGGCCGGCAAGATTGGCGAGCGCCGCGCCGAGCAGGCGTTTCTGACCGAGCAGCGCCAGCGCGCCCAGGTGCTGGCGCCGCACGATGGCATGGTGTTGTTCGATGCCCCGTCGGAATGGATAGGCAAGCCGGTGCAGACCGGTGAGCGCGTGATGCGCATTGCCCAGCCCGATGCGGTGGAGGTGGAAGCCTGGTTGCCGATTGGCGATGCCATTGCACTGCAGCCTGGCGCGCCGGTGCAGCTGTACCTGGCAGCCGACCCCTTGGCGGCTGTGCAGGCACAGGTGCGCTATGTGGCCTATGACGCTGTGGCCCGCCCGGACGGCCAGTATGCCTACCGTGTGCGTGCACAGCTGGTGCAGCCGGGCACGCAACGCATCGGCCTCAAAGGTACGGCCAAGCTGCAAGGCGAGCGGGTCAGCCTGGCCTACTGGATGGTGCGCAAGCCCTGGGCCAGCATCCGCCAGTGGGTGGCGCTGTGA
- a CDS encoding site-2 protease family protein, which translates to MIGAPAPWQPLREELDLLHGPALPDGQPSWTLHDPVRNLFFQLDWASFEVLRRWDMADAQAMARDIAAHTTLQVTAADVQVLQQFLLGNELLQPPPHGAPALAEKWQSRRGGWSQWLLHNYLFFRVPLLRPDRWLERWAPRLDFLFRPGFWWLTLAAFLWGLWGVVRSWEVFHATLVDMWSLQGLLAYGVTLLGVKCLHELGHGITAKRYGCRVPTMGVAFLVLWPVAYTDTNEVWKLTRRDQRLKVAAAGITTELVIAVWALLAWLWLPDGWPKAMAFLLATTTWVSTVLINASPFMRFDGYFLLSDYLQMPNLHSRAFALARWDLRERLFALGEAPPERFAPTRQRMLIAFAWATWIYRLVLFLGIAALVYHFFIKAVGILLFAVEIVWFVAKPVWSEVKAWRERKAQIVHSRRARWSAALAVGLLALLVVPWPVPVLSSGMLQSGAQWQLHAPEAAQLAQAPLAEGSAVAADTAVFALTSPALQAAAQQNQARLRQVVQQSAAAGMDGELRRDWQVWQDRQAEALAQQAALDTDAARYQLQPGGSGVLRDVDPDLQAGEWVARRELLGRVVDLQKLEVVSYVAEQELHRIRPGDSGLFITEGAGGAALPVRVRSIDQDASRSLNEGALSAQAGGNVAVRNQQGVLYPEQPVYRVVLDVVNTEALPAWAAQHRWRGRVSIRGAWEAPGAQFVRTAASVFWREAGF; encoded by the coding sequence GTGATCGGAGCACCAGCCCCCTGGCAGCCCTTGCGGGAGGAGCTGGACCTGCTGCACGGTCCGGCCTTGCCCGACGGCCAGCCTAGCTGGACCTTGCACGACCCGGTGCGCAATCTGTTCTTTCAACTGGACTGGGCCAGCTTTGAAGTGCTGCGCCGCTGGGACATGGCCGACGCCCAGGCCATGGCACGCGATATTGCGGCGCACACCACTTTGCAGGTGACTGCGGCGGACGTGCAGGTGCTGCAGCAGTTTCTGCTGGGCAACGAGCTGCTGCAGCCGCCGCCCCATGGTGCGCCTGCGCTGGCCGAAAAGTGGCAAAGCCGGCGTGGCGGCTGGTCGCAATGGCTGTTGCACAACTATCTGTTCTTCCGGGTGCCGCTGCTGCGCCCGGACCGCTGGCTGGAACGCTGGGCGCCCCGGCTGGATTTTCTATTTCGGCCCGGCTTCTGGTGGCTGACGCTGGCCGCCTTCCTGTGGGGGCTGTGGGGCGTGGTGCGTTCCTGGGAAGTGTTTCACGCCACCCTGGTGGACATGTGGAGCCTGCAGGGCCTGCTGGCCTATGGTGTCACCTTGCTGGGGGTGAAATGCCTGCACGAGTTGGGCCATGGCATCACCGCCAAGCGCTATGGCTGCCGCGTGCCCACCATGGGGGTGGCGTTTCTGGTGCTGTGGCCCGTGGCCTATACCGATACCAACGAGGTCTGGAAGCTGACGCGCCGCGACCAGCGGTTGAAGGTGGCGGCAGCGGGCATTACCACCGAGCTGGTGATTGCCGTGTGGGCCTTGCTGGCCTGGCTGTGGCTGCCCGATGGCTGGCCCAAGGCCATGGCCTTCTTGCTGGCCACCACCACCTGGGTGAGCACGGTGCTGATCAATGCCAGCCCCTTCATGCGCTTTGATGGCTATTTTCTGCTGTCGGACTATCTGCAGATGCCCAATCTGCACAGCCGTGCCTTTGCCCTGGCGCGCTGGGATCTGCGCGAGCGGCTGTTTGCGCTGGGCGAGGCCCCGCCCGAGCGCTTTGCCCCTACGCGCCAGCGCATGCTGATTGCCTTTGCCTGGGCCACCTGGATTTACCGTCTGGTGCTGTTTCTGGGGATTGCGGCCCTGGTGTATCACTTCTTCATCAAGGCGGTCGGGATTTTGTTGTTTGCGGTGGAAATCGTGTGGTTCGTTGCCAAGCCGGTGTGGTCGGAAGTGAAAGCCTGGCGGGAACGCAAGGCGCAGATTGTGCACAGCCGCCGTGCGCGCTGGAGTGCTGCGCTGGCGGTGGGGTTGCTGGCCTTGCTGGTGGTGCCCTGGCCGGTGCCGGTGCTCAGCAGTGGCATGCTGCAGTCCGGTGCGCAGTGGCAGCTGCATGCGCCGGAGGCCGCACAGCTGGCGCAGGCGCCCTTGGCCGAAGGCAGTGCGGTGGCGGCCGATACCGCCGTGTTTGCGCTGACTTCACCCGCCTTGCAGGCGGCCGCCCAGCAGAACCAGGCGCGTTTGCGGCAGGTGGTGCAGCAGTCGGCAGCCGCCGGCATGGACGGGGAACTGCGCCGCGACTGGCAAGTGTGGCAGGACCGCCAGGCCGAGGCCCTGGCACAGCAGGCGGCGCTGGACACCGACGCCGCGCGCTACCAGTTGCAGCCGGGCGGCAGCGGCGTGCTGCGCGATGTGGACCCGGACTTGCAGGCCGGAGAATGGGTGGCCCGCAGGGAGCTGTTGGGCCGTGTGGTGGACCTGCAGAAACTGGAAGTGGTGAGCTATGTGGCGGAGCAGGAACTGCACCGCATTCGGCCGGGCGATAGCGGCCTGTTCATCACCGAGGGTGCCGGTGGTGCCGCACTGCCGGTGCGCGTGCGCAGCATTGACCAGGACGCCAGCCGCAGCCTGAACGAAGGGGCGCTGTCCGCACAGGCGGGCGGCAATGTGGCGGTGCGCAATCAGCAGGGGGTGCTGTACCCCGAGCAGCCGGTGTACCGGGTGGTACTGGATGTGGTGAACACGGAGGCCTTGCCCGCCTGGGCGGCCCAGCACCGCTGGCGTGGCCGGGTCAGCATCCGGGGGGCCTGGGAAGCGCCGGGGGCGCAGTTTGTGCGCACGGCGGCCAGCGTGTTCTGGCGCGAGGCGGGCTTTTAG
- a CDS encoding plasmid replication/partition related protein, producing MNPEEIQVLPELKAYIDPLTPDEHESLERSILDEGCRDALVLWGNILVDGHNRFGICQKHGLPFKTIQNERFQNMEDIHLWMIDQHLGRRSVSDFQRGVLALRKREIIAERRAAAAAAVNAAKAQAGEAATDAPWEGDTDPVVAQALATMPKVPDQALDTREALARAARLSAGQVKMIETIQEKAAPEVVAAVRAGELTLNAAAVVATLPMEEQQAVAAEGADGLKQAAKRLRDAKKKPKAEKLEAEEGAEAAPQASAEELQARVAELEAENERLKLQVKTLQELLAEQV from the coding sequence GTGAATCCAGAAGAAATCCAGGTTCTGCCCGAACTCAAGGCCTATATCGACCCCCTGACCCCCGACGAACACGAATCGCTGGAGCGCAGCATCCTCGACGAAGGCTGCCGCGACGCGCTGGTGCTGTGGGGCAATATCCTGGTGGACGGCCACAACCGCTTTGGCATCTGCCAAAAGCACGGCCTGCCGTTCAAGACCATCCAGAACGAACGCTTCCAGAACATGGAAGACATCCACCTGTGGATGATCGACCAGCACCTGGGCCGCCGCAGCGTGTCCGACTTCCAGCGCGGCGTGCTGGCCCTGCGCAAACGCGAAATCATTGCCGAACGCCGCGCCGCGGCCGCTGCCGCCGTGAACGCCGCCAAGGCCCAGGCCGGTGAAGCTGCCACCGACGCGCCCTGGGAAGGCGATACCGACCCGGTGGTCGCCCAGGCCCTGGCTACCATGCCCAAGGTGCCCGACCAGGCCCTGGACACCCGCGAAGCACTGGCCCGCGCCGCACGCCTGTCGGCCGGCCAGGTCAAGATGATCGAAACCATCCAGGAAAAGGCCGCACCCGAAGTGGTCGCCGCCGTGCGCGCCGGGGAGCTGACGCTGAACGCGGCGGCTGTGGTCGCCACCCTGCCGATGGAAGAACAGCAGGCCGTGGCCGCCGAAGGCGCTGACGGACTGAAACAGGCTGCCAAGCGCCTGCGCGACGCCAAGAAAAAGCCCAAGGCCGAAAAGCTGGAAGCCGAAGAAGGCGCCGAAGCTGCTCCGCAGGCATCGGCCGAAGAGCTGCAGGCCCGCGTGGCCGAGCTGGAAGCCGAAAACGAGCGGCTGAAGCTGCAGGTCAAGACCTTGCAGGAACTGCTGGCCGAACAGGTCTAA
- the yegQ gene encoding tRNA 5-hydroxyuridine modification protein YegQ: MTLKAPELLLPAGSLDKMRAAYDFGADAVYAGQPRYSLRARNNEFRMEQIAQGIQEAHARGKKFFLTSNVIAHNDKIRTYLRDIEPIIAMKPDALIMADPGLIMMVKEKWPEAVIHLSVQANTTNYATVKFWQKMGVERIILSRELSLDEIEKIRQECPDMEIEVFVHGALCIAYSGRCLLSGYFNRRDPNQGTCTNACRWDYKTHDAQVDPNTGEALAQAMDKGFNFEDAKNDADNQFTSTCGDGNRHPKADAIYLLEEKGRPGEMMPIMEDEHGTYIMNSKDLRAVEHVERLTKIGVDSLKIEGRTKSLYYVARTAQTYRRAIDDAVAGRPFNPHLITELESLANRGYTGGLLERRPANDYQNYETGTSVLQRSHFVGQVRDYVNGMVEIETMNRFAVGDTIEVVHPTGNRRVQLTQMFNLDGEPVQVAQGNPIRVRVPMEGPWEGALIARLLHPEQA; encoded by the coding sequence ATGACCCTCAAAGCCCCCGAACTCCTGTTGCCCGCCGGCTCGCTCGACAAAATGCGCGCCGCCTATGACTTTGGCGCCGATGCCGTGTATGCCGGCCAGCCGCGCTACAGTCTGCGCGCCCGCAACAACGAGTTCCGCATGGAACAGATCGCCCAGGGCATCCAGGAAGCGCATGCACGCGGCAAGAAGTTCTTCCTGACCAGCAACGTGATTGCGCACAACGACAAGATCCGCACCTACCTGCGCGACATCGAGCCCATCATCGCCATGAAGCCCGACGCGCTGATCATGGCCGACCCGGGCCTGATCATGATGGTCAAGGAAAAGTGGCCCGAGGCGGTGATCCACCTGTCCGTGCAGGCCAACACCACCAACTACGCCACCGTCAAGTTCTGGCAGAAGATGGGCGTGGAGCGCATCATCCTCTCGCGCGAGCTGTCTCTGGACGAGATCGAAAAGATCCGCCAGGAATGCCCGGACATGGAGATCGAAGTCTTTGTGCACGGCGCACTGTGCATTGCCTACTCGGGCCGCTGCCTGCTGAGCGGCTACTTCAACCGCCGCGACCCCAACCAGGGCACCTGCACCAACGCCTGCCGCTGGGACTACAAGACGCACGACGCTCAGGTCGACCCCAACACCGGCGAAGCCCTGGCCCAGGCCATGGACAAGGGCTTCAACTTCGAAGACGCCAAGAACGACGCCGACAACCAGTTCACCAGCACCTGCGGTGACGGCAACCGCCACCCCAAGGCCGATGCCATCTACCTGCTGGAAGAAAAAGGCCGCCCCGGCGAAATGATGCCCATCATGGAAGATGAGCACGGCACCTACATCATGAACTCCAAGGACCTGCGCGCCGTGGAGCATGTGGAGCGCCTGACCAAGATCGGCGTCGATTCGCTGAAGATCGAAGGCCGCACCAAGAGCCTGTACTACGTGGCCCGCACCGCGCAGACCTACCGCCGCGCCATCGACGACGCCGTGGCCGGCCGCCCCTTCAACCCGCACCTGATCACCGAGCTGGAAAGCCTGGCCAACCGCGGCTACACCGGCGGCCTGCTGGAGCGCCGCCCCGCCAACGACTACCAGAACTACGAAACCGGCACCTCGGTGCTGCAGCGCAGCCACTTTGTGGGCCAGGTGCGCGATTACGTGAATGGCATGGTCGAGATTGAAACCATGAACCGTTTTGCCGTGGGCGATACCATTGAGGTCGTGCACCCCACAGGCAACCGCCGCGTCCAGCTGACCCAGATGTTCAATCTGGACGGCGAGCCGGTGCAGGTGGCCCAGGGCAACCCCATCCGCGTGCGCGTGCCGATGGAAGGTCCGTGGGAAGGTGCACTGATTGCCCGCTTGCTGCACCCCGAACAAGCATAA